The Pseudomonas leptonychotis genomic sequence CCGTTCGGCTTCGTTATGCAGCTCGCGTCCGGGACCGGCGATGCCCACGCTAAGCACCGCAATACCGATCAGGCTGCCGAGAATAACCAGCACCACCAGCAGTTCGATCAGGGTGAAACCCTTGGCCTGATTCACATGCTGGCGCATACGAGTCAGAGGTCCCAGTTACCGATATCAGCATCCTGATCGCTGCCACCTTCCTTGCCATCAGCGCCCAGCGAATAGAGATCAAGCGCGCCCTTGGTACCCGGTGACAGATACTGATAGGCATTGCCCCACGGATCGACCGGCATACGCTTGAGGTAGCCATCGCGGTTCCAGTTCTTCGGCTGCGGGTTACCCGAGGGCTTTTTCACCAGCGCTTCCAGGCCCTGCTGGGTGCTCGGGTAGGCGTGGTTGTCCAATTTGTACATGTCCAGCGCAGCCGCCACGGCCTTGATATCACCCTTGGCCACGGTGACCTTGGCCTGATCGGGCCGGCTCATCACCTGCGGAACGACCAGCGCGGCAAGAATGCCGAGGATCACCACCACCACCATGATTTCGATCAGCGTAAAACCGGATTGCCGCTTGTTCACTTGCTTAC encodes the following:
- the gspG gene encoding type II secretion system major pseudopilin GspG, giving the protein MNKRQSGFTLIEIMVVVVILGILAALVVPQVMSRPDQAKVTVAKGDIKAVAAALDMYKLDNHAYPSTQQGLEALVKKPSGNPQPKNWNRDGYLKRMPVDPWGNAYQYLSPGTKGALDLYSLGADGKEGGSDQDADIGNWDL